From a region of the Phycisphaerae bacterium genome:
- a CDS encoding HD domain-containing protein, producing the protein MEAVSVTNVRRFQPQPEWFARGPGGIHGIVHETRVLIWSQVLAAMVADEGLVVDPDVLGWASALHDTQRLSDDRDPEHGSRAAAWIEQRPDLIPPPVPLARVAYLCRWHVPPDHAAPELTDELRVFKDADALDRWRIYDLDPTLLRTRSAHRLLTASRELWSLTDVVNAGAQGFQQVIQAAVGMGILQDR; encoded by the coding sequence ATGGAAGCCGTGTCAGTAACGAACGTCCGTCGGTTCCAGCCGCAGCCCGAGTGGTTTGCGCGCGGCCCCGGCGGCATTCACGGCATCGTGCACGAAACCCGGGTGCTCATTTGGAGCCAGGTGCTCGCCGCGATGGTCGCCGACGAGGGGCTCGTCGTCGATCCCGATGTGCTTGGCTGGGCGTCCGCCCTGCACGACACCCAGCGGCTGAGTGACGACCGGGACCCGGAGCATGGTTCGCGGGCCGCAGCGTGGATCGAGCAGCGGCCCGACCTCATTCCCCCTCCGGTGCCACTGGCGCGGGTCGCGTACCTCTGCAGGTGGCACGTTCCGCCGGATCACGCCGCGCCCGAGCTGACCGACGAGCTGCGGGTGTTCAAGGATGCCGATGCACTCGACCGCTGGCGCATCTACGACCTCGATCCGACCCTGCTGCGGACGCGCAGCGCCCACCGGCTGCTGACGGCCAGCCGCGAACTATGGTCGCTGACGGACGTGGTCAATGCCGGCGCGCAGGGGTTTCAGCAAGTGATCCAGGCTGCCGTGGGGATGGGGATCCTGCAAGACCGGTGA